In Strigops habroptila isolate Jane chromosome 4, bStrHab1.2.pri, whole genome shotgun sequence, a single genomic region encodes these proteins:
- the SWAP70 gene encoding switch-associated protein 70 isoform X2 — MPYLNKFILEKVQGNFDKVEFNRMCWTLCAKKNLSKSPLLISDEDAFKVWVIFNFLSEDKYPLIIVPEEIEYLLKKLTEAMGAGWQQEQFDHYKIALNTSREGLSAWELIDLIGSGQFSKGMDQQTVSMAINEVFNELILDVLKQGYMLKKGHKRKNWMERWFVLKPNIISYYVSEDLKDKKGDIILDGNCCVEALPDKDGKKCLFVIKCLDKSFEISASDKKKKQEWIQAIQTTVNLLRAGSPPPHKEARQKRKELRQKLLAEHEELERQMKELQTANENKQKELETVRKQLEAAAARAAEEEKKRLQTQVELQDRFSLELEREKMVRQKMEEQVAQKSSELEQYLQRVRELEEMYKQLQGALEDEKQARQDEETVRKLQARLLEEESAKRAELEKWHLQQQQTIQMTEAEKQELENQRMIKEQALQVAMQQLKQLELERKEALEQYEEVKKKLEMAANNTKSWKDKVAHHEGLIRLIEPGSKNPHLITNWGPAAFTEAELEQRQKSWKGKKATSE, encoded by the exons gttCAAGGAAACTTTGACAAAGTTGAATTTAACAGGATGTGCTGGACTCTCTGTGCTAAAAAGAACCTCTCTAAAAGTCCTTTGCTGATTAGTGATGAAGATGCATTTAAAGTGtgggttatttttaacttcttatCAGAGGACAAATACCCTTTAATCATTGTACCTGAGGAG attgaatatttacttaaaaaactCACCGAAGCAATGGGagcaggctggcagcaggagcagtttGACCATTACAAGATTGCTCTCAACACCAGTCGAGAAGGTCTTTCTGCATGGGAGCTGATTGATCTCATTGGCAGCGGGCAGTTTAGTAAAGGAATGGACCAACAGACGGTGTCCATGGCAATCAACGAAGTCTTTAATGAGCTCATATTAGATGTACTCAAACAG GGCTACATGCTGAAAAAAGgtcacaaaaggaaaaattggaTGGAACGATGGTTTGTGCTAAAACCCAATATTATTTCCTACTATGTAAGTGAAGATTTGAAGGACAAGAAGGGAGACATCATCCTGGATGGCAACTGTTGTGTAGAG GCCTTGCCTGataaagatggaaagaaatgcctttttgtCATAAAATGTCTCGATAAAAGCTTTGAGATCAGTGCCTCTGATAAAAAGAAGAAGCAGGAGTGGATTCAAG CCATACAGACCACTGTAAACCTGCTGAGAGCAGGGAGCCCTCCACCGCACAAAGAAGCACGCCAGAAACGAAAAGAGTTGCGCCAGAAGCTGTTAGCTGAGCACGAAGAGCTGGAGCGGCAGATGAAAGAGCTGCAAACGGCCAACGAGAACAAGCAGAAGGAACTGGAGACTGTGCGAAAG CAActagaagcagcagctgctcgtgctgctgaggaagagaagaaaagacttcAGACTCAAGTTGAATTACAAGATCGCTTCAGTTTGgagctggagagagaaaaaatg GTAAGACAAAAAATGgaagagcaggttgctcagaaatCATCTGAACTGGAACAGTATTTACAGAGAGTACGTGAACTGGAAGAAATGTATAAACAGCTACAGGGAGCTTTGGAGGATGAGAAACAGGCACGTCAGGATGAAGAGACTGTAAGGAAACTTCAAGCCAG ATTACTGGAAGAGGAGTCAGCAAAGAGAGCTGAACTGGAAAAATGGCACTTGCAGCAGCAACAGACCATTCAGatgacagaagcagagaaacaagAGCTAGAAAACCAGAGAATGATAAAGGAACAGGCTCTTCAAGTTGCtatgcagcagctgaaacaacTTGAACTGGAAAGGAAGGAGGCCCTTGAGCAATATGAG GAGGTTAAGAAGAAGTTGGAAATGGCAGCTAATAACACCAAGAGCTGGAAAGATAAAGTAGCTCATCATGAAGGATTAATTCGACTAATAGAGCCAG GCTCCAAGAATCCTCACTTGATCACAAACTGGGGCCCGGCTGCCTTCACTGAAGCTGAACTCGAGCAAAGACAAAagagctggaaagggaaaaaagccactTCTGAGTAA
- the SWAP70 gene encoding switch-associated protein 70 isoform X3 — MCWTLCAKKNLSKSPLLISDEDAFKVWVIFNFLSEDKYPLIIVPEEIEYLLKKLTEAMGAGWQQEQFDHYKIALNTSREGLSAWELIDLIGSGQFSKGMDQQTVSMAINEVFNELILDVLKQGYMLKKGHKRKNWMERWFVLKPNIISYYVSEDLKDKKGDIILDGNCCVEALPDKDGKKCLFVIKCLDKSFEISASDKKKKQEWIQAIQTTVNLLRAGSPPPHKEARQKRKELRQKLLAEHEELERQMKELQTANENKQKELETVRKQLEAAAARAAEEEKKRLQTQVELQDRFSLELEREKMVRQKMEEQVAQKSSELEQYLQRVRELEEMYKQLQGALEDEKQARQDEETVRKLQARLLEEESAKRAELEKWHLQQQQTIQMTEAEKQELENQRMIKEQALQVAMQQLKQLELERKEALEQYEEVKKKLEMAANNTKSWKDKVAHHEGLIRLIEPGSKNPHLITNWGPAAFTEAELEQRQKSWKGKKATSE; from the exons ATGTGCTGGACTCTCTGTGCTAAAAAGAACCTCTCTAAAAGTCCTTTGCTGATTAGTGATGAAGATGCATTTAAAGTGtgggttatttttaacttcttatCAGAGGACAAATACCCTTTAATCATTGTACCTGAGGAG attgaatatttacttaaaaaactCACCGAAGCAATGGGagcaggctggcagcaggagcagtttGACCATTACAAGATTGCTCTCAACACCAGTCGAGAAGGTCTTTCTGCATGGGAGCTGATTGATCTCATTGGCAGCGGGCAGTTTAGTAAAGGAATGGACCAACAGACGGTGTCCATGGCAATCAACGAAGTCTTTAATGAGCTCATATTAGATGTACTCAAACAG GGCTACATGCTGAAAAAAGgtcacaaaaggaaaaattggaTGGAACGATGGTTTGTGCTAAAACCCAATATTATTTCCTACTATGTAAGTGAAGATTTGAAGGACAAGAAGGGAGACATCATCCTGGATGGCAACTGTTGTGTAGAG GCCTTGCCTGataaagatggaaagaaatgcctttttgtCATAAAATGTCTCGATAAAAGCTTTGAGATCAGTGCCTCTGATAAAAAGAAGAAGCAGGAGTGGATTCAAG CCATACAGACCACTGTAAACCTGCTGAGAGCAGGGAGCCCTCCACCGCACAAAGAAGCACGCCAGAAACGAAAAGAGTTGCGCCAGAAGCTGTTAGCTGAGCACGAAGAGCTGGAGCGGCAGATGAAAGAGCTGCAAACGGCCAACGAGAACAAGCAGAAGGAACTGGAGACTGTGCGAAAG CAActagaagcagcagctgctcgtgctgctgaggaagagaagaaaagacttcAGACTCAAGTTGAATTACAAGATCGCTTCAGTTTGgagctggagagagaaaaaatg GTAAGACAAAAAATGgaagagcaggttgctcagaaatCATCTGAACTGGAACAGTATTTACAGAGAGTACGTGAACTGGAAGAAATGTATAAACAGCTACAGGGAGCTTTGGAGGATGAGAAACAGGCACGTCAGGATGAAGAGACTGTAAGGAAACTTCAAGCCAG ATTACTGGAAGAGGAGTCAGCAAAGAGAGCTGAACTGGAAAAATGGCACTTGCAGCAGCAACAGACCATTCAGatgacagaagcagagaaacaagAGCTAGAAAACCAGAGAATGATAAAGGAACAGGCTCTTCAAGTTGCtatgcagcagctgaaacaacTTGAACTGGAAAGGAAGGAGGCCCTTGAGCAATATGAG GAGGTTAAGAAGAAGTTGGAAATGGCAGCTAATAACACCAAGAGCTGGAAAGATAAAGTAGCTCATCATGAAGGATTAATTCGACTAATAGAGCCAG GCTCCAAGAATCCTCACTTGATCACAAACTGGGGCCCGGCTGCCTTCACTGAAGCTGAACTCGAGCAAAGACAAAagagctggaaagggaaaaaagccactTCTGAGTAA
- the SWAP70 gene encoding switch-associated protein 70 isoform X4, which translates to MTCVEESGCEQWCPWQAEPWHCEEKAWTRSLCRGGEAGVQIEYLLKKLTEAMGAGWQQEQFDHYKIALNTSREGLSAWELIDLIGSGQFSKGMDQQTVSMAINEVFNELILDVLKQGYMLKKGHKRKNWMERWFVLKPNIISYYVSEDLKDKKGDIILDGNCCVEALPDKDGKKCLFVIKCLDKSFEISASDKKKKQEWIQAIQTTVNLLRAGSPPPHKEARQKRKELRQKLLAEHEELERQMKELQTANENKQKELETVRKQLEAAAARAAEEEKKRLQTQVELQDRFSLELEREKMVRQKMEEQVAQKSSELEQYLQRVRELEEMYKQLQGALEDEKQARQDEETVRKLQARLLEEESAKRAELEKWHLQQQQTIQMTEAEKQELENQRMIKEQALQVAMQQLKQLELERKEALEQYEEVKKKLEMAANNTKSWKDKVAHHEGLIRLIEPGSKNPHLITNWGPAAFTEAELEQRQKSWKGKKATSE; encoded by the exons ATGACTTGTGTTGAAGAGTCTGGATGTGAGCAGTGGTGCCCATGGCAAGCAGAGCCCTGGCACTGTGAGGAGAAGGCCTGGACACGCAGCCTGTGTAGAGGGGGTGAAGCGGGTGTGCAG attgaatatttacttaaaaaactCACCGAAGCAATGGGagcaggctggcagcaggagcagtttGACCATTACAAGATTGCTCTCAACACCAGTCGAGAAGGTCTTTCTGCATGGGAGCTGATTGATCTCATTGGCAGCGGGCAGTTTAGTAAAGGAATGGACCAACAGACGGTGTCCATGGCAATCAACGAAGTCTTTAATGAGCTCATATTAGATGTACTCAAACAG GGCTACATGCTGAAAAAAGgtcacaaaaggaaaaattggaTGGAACGATGGTTTGTGCTAAAACCCAATATTATTTCCTACTATGTAAGTGAAGATTTGAAGGACAAGAAGGGAGACATCATCCTGGATGGCAACTGTTGTGTAGAG GCCTTGCCTGataaagatggaaagaaatgcctttttgtCATAAAATGTCTCGATAAAAGCTTTGAGATCAGTGCCTCTGATAAAAAGAAGAAGCAGGAGTGGATTCAAG CCATACAGACCACTGTAAACCTGCTGAGAGCAGGGAGCCCTCCACCGCACAAAGAAGCACGCCAGAAACGAAAAGAGTTGCGCCAGAAGCTGTTAGCTGAGCACGAAGAGCTGGAGCGGCAGATGAAAGAGCTGCAAACGGCCAACGAGAACAAGCAGAAGGAACTGGAGACTGTGCGAAAG CAActagaagcagcagctgctcgtgctgctgaggaagagaagaaaagacttcAGACTCAAGTTGAATTACAAGATCGCTTCAGTTTGgagctggagagagaaaaaatg GTAAGACAAAAAATGgaagagcaggttgctcagaaatCATCTGAACTGGAACAGTATTTACAGAGAGTACGTGAACTGGAAGAAATGTATAAACAGCTACAGGGAGCTTTGGAGGATGAGAAACAGGCACGTCAGGATGAAGAGACTGTAAGGAAACTTCAAGCCAG ATTACTGGAAGAGGAGTCAGCAAAGAGAGCTGAACTGGAAAAATGGCACTTGCAGCAGCAACAGACCATTCAGatgacagaagcagagaaacaagAGCTAGAAAACCAGAGAATGATAAAGGAACAGGCTCTTCAAGTTGCtatgcagcagctgaaacaacTTGAACTGGAAAGGAAGGAGGCCCTTGAGCAATATGAG GAGGTTAAGAAGAAGTTGGAAATGGCAGCTAATAACACCAAGAGCTGGAAAGATAAAGTAGCTCATCATGAAGGATTAATTCGACTAATAGAGCCAG GCTCCAAGAATCCTCACTTGATCACAAACTGGGGCCCGGCTGCCTTCACTGAAGCTGAACTCGAGCAAAGACAAAagagctggaaagggaaaaaagccactTCTGAGTAA